Proteins encoded by one window of Streptococcus sanguinis:
- a CDS encoding NAD(P)H-dependent glycerol-3-phosphate dehydrogenase, translating into MDKQRVAVIGPGSWGTALSQVLNDNGHEVRIWGNIAEQINEINDEHTNKRYFKDIVLDEKIKAYHDLEEALKDADAVLFVVPTKVTRLVAKQVAQALDHKVKIMHASKGLEPNTHERISTILEEEIPAELRSEIVVVSGPSHAEETIVRDITLITAASKDLETAKYVQELFSNHYFRLYTNTDVIGVETAGALKNIIAVGAGALHGLGYGDNAKAAIITRGLAEITRLGVKLGANPLTYSGLSGVGDLIVTGTSVHSRNWRAGNALGRGEKLSDIEANMGMVIEGISTTKAAYELAQELDVYMPITQAIYKVIYQNCNIKDAIYEIMNNEFKAENEWTSF; encoded by the coding sequence ATGGATAAACAACGAGTTGCTGTGATTGGTCCTGGTTCTTGGGGAACGGCCTTATCACAAGTGCTAAATGACAACGGACATGAGGTTCGTATTTGGGGAAATATCGCTGAGCAAATCAACGAAATCAACGACGAACACACCAATAAACGCTATTTCAAAGATATTGTACTGGACGAAAAGATCAAGGCTTATCATGACCTAGAAGAAGCTTTAAAAGATGCGGATGCCGTGCTTTTTGTCGTGCCGACCAAGGTAACCCGTCTGGTAGCCAAACAAGTAGCCCAGGCTCTAGACCACAAGGTGAAAATCATGCACGCCTCCAAGGGACTGGAGCCCAATACTCACGAACGGATTTCAACTATCCTAGAAGAAGAAATCCCTGCAGAGCTACGCAGCGAGATTGTCGTCGTCTCAGGTCCCAGCCATGCTGAGGAAACCATTGTACGCGATATTACCCTAATTACTGCTGCTTCTAAGGACCTAGAAACAGCTAAGTATGTGCAGGAGCTCTTCAGCAATCACTACTTCCGCCTCTACACCAACACCGATGTCATCGGAGTAGAGACTGCAGGCGCTCTGAAAAACATCATCGCAGTTGGAGCTGGTGCTCTCCATGGACTAGGCTATGGTGATAACGCCAAGGCAGCTATTATCACACGCGGTCTGGCCGAAATCACGCGTCTAGGTGTCAAGTTAGGAGCCAACCCTCTAACCTACAGCGGTCTATCTGGTGTCGGTGACCTGATTGTCACAGGGACCTCTGTCCACTCCCGCAACTGGCGGGCCGGCAATGCTCTAGGACGCGGCGAGAAATTATCTGATATTGAAGCCAATATGGGCATGGTTATCGAAGGGATTTCCACCACCAAGGCTGCCTATGAACTGGCCCAGGAGCTGGATGTTTATATGCCGATTACCCAGGCTATTTACAAGGTTATTTATCAAAATTGTAATATCAAAGATGCCATTTATGAAATCATGAACAATGAATTCAAGGCTGAGAACGAATGGACTTCGTTCTAA
- a CDS encoding rhomboid family intramembrane serine protease, which produces MNYIYDKKYPVTSILLILTTLVFVGMLILRGFSYAEAQTVFEFGAVYSPTIIMNPIQIWRLFSAIFVHIGLEHFVVNVITLYFIGRQAEDIFGSRNFFLLYMMSGLMGNIFVFFFSPDTLSAGASTALFGLFASIVTLQYVVRDSYIQQLGQSYMTLIVVNIIFSFMPGISLAGHLGGLIGGILCAVILPVKSSSNAFKPTQRWLVLFGYLALAALLIFLGFHHSLI; this is translated from the coding sequence ATGAACTACATCTATGATAAAAAATATCCTGTGACCAGTATTTTGCTAATTTTGACAACACTTGTCTTTGTGGGGATGCTTATTTTACGTGGCTTTTCTTATGCTGAAGCACAAACGGTCTTTGAATTTGGAGCAGTGTATTCTCCAACTATTATCATGAATCCCATTCAGATATGGCGCCTCTTTTCTGCTATCTTTGTGCATATTGGCTTGGAGCACTTTGTGGTAAATGTTATTACTCTTTATTTTATTGGACGGCAGGCAGAAGATATTTTTGGCTCGCGAAATTTCTTTCTGCTTTATATGATGTCAGGCCTGATGGGAAATATCTTTGTCTTCTTTTTCAGTCCGGATACTCTGTCAGCAGGAGCCTCTACAGCCTTGTTTGGACTTTTTGCCTCTATCGTGACCTTGCAATATGTCGTTCGCGACAGCTATATTCAGCAGCTGGGGCAGTCTTATATGACCTTGATTGTGGTCAATATCATCTTTAGTTTCATGCCTGGCATCAGTCTGGCTGGGCATTTGGGTGGTTTGATTGGTGGTATACTCTGCGCGGTCATTCTTCCTGTCAAAAGCTCAAGCAATGCCTTTAAACCTACTCAGCGCTGGCTAGTCCTATTTGGTTATCTAGCCTTGGCTGCCCTTCTGATTTTTCTTGGCTTTCATCATTCCTTGATTTAA
- the galU gene encoding UTP--glucose-1-phosphate uridylyltransferase GalU, with the protein MSKVKKAVIPAAGLGTRFLPATKALAKEMLPIVDKPTIQFIVEEALKSGIEDILVVTGKSKRSIEDHFDSNFELEYNLKEKGKDDLLKLVDETTGIGLHFIRQSHPRGLGDAVLQAKAFVGNEPFVVMLGDDLMDITNDKAVPLTKQLIDDYEATHASTIAVMQVPHDEVSSYGVIAPQGEGVKGLYSVETFVEKPKPEDAPSDLAIIGRYLLTPEIFEILEKQAPGAGNEIQLTDAIDTLNKTQRVFAREFKGDRYDVGDKFGFMKTSIDYALKHPQVKDSLKQYIIDLGHTLEKKQSKK; encoded by the coding sequence ATGTCAAAAGTTAAGAAAGCCGTCATCCCTGCAGCTGGTCTCGGAACCCGCTTCCTGCCAGCTACTAAAGCACTGGCCAAGGAAATGTTGCCAATCGTTGACAAGCCAACCATCCAGTTTATCGTTGAGGAAGCTCTCAAATCTGGAATTGAAGATATTCTAGTTGTCACAGGTAAGTCAAAACGCTCCATCGAAGACCACTTTGACTCAAACTTTGAATTGGAATACAACCTCAAAGAAAAGGGTAAAGACGACTTGCTCAAATTGGTCGATGAAACCACTGGTATCGGTCTGCACTTTATCCGTCAGAGCCATCCGCGCGGACTGGGAGATGCTGTCCTTCAAGCTAAGGCTTTCGTAGGAAACGAGCCTTTCGTTGTCATGCTGGGCGATGATCTCATGGACATCACCAATGATAAGGCTGTGCCGCTGACCAAGCAATTGATTGATGACTACGAAGCTACTCATGCTTCTACCATCGCTGTCATGCAGGTGCCTCATGATGAAGTTTCCTCTTATGGTGTGATTGCCCCTCAAGGTGAAGGTGTCAAAGGTCTCTACAGCGTAGAAACTTTCGTCGAAAAGCCAAAACCTGAGGATGCACCGAGTGATTTGGCTATTATCGGCCGTTACCTGCTGACACCAGAAATTTTTGAAATCTTGGAAAAGCAAGCACCAGGTGCTGGAAATGAGATTCAGCTGACCGATGCGATTGATACTCTTAACAAGACGCAGCGCGTGTTCGCTCGCGAATTTAAGGGCGATCGCTATGATGTCGGTGACAAGTTCGGCTTTATGAAGACTTCTATCGACTACGCCCTCAAGCATCCGCAGGTCAAAGACTCCTTGAAGCAGTATATCATTGACTTGGGTCATACGTTAGAGAAAAAACAAAGTAAAAAATAA
- a CDS encoding ABC transporter ATP-binding protein, whose amino-acid sequence MFFKSLLRYKWYALSSLLMTSLMIASSLLLPWFLKHILDALQEQNSQTIYSMGGWLIGIGFVGLVAGGINVTLAAYIAQAVSSDLREETFRKIQTFSYANIEEFNAGNLVVRMTNDINQIQNVTMMLFQILLRLPILFIGSVILAIVTMPSLWWIIFLLIVLIAGLTAVMMGMMGPRFKKFQTLLDKINAIAKENLRGVRVVKSFVREEDQFYKFSQVSDELLSENLYIGYAFSIIEPLMMLVGYSSVYLAIWTLSGMIQAEPGLVSSIASFIGYLSQIIFTIIMVGFLGNGVTRGIISIRRIKEVLATEPAMTFPDSPDEELEGSLSFEHVTFSYPNDDDPMLKDISFEVEPGQMIGVVGATGAGKSTLAQLIPRLFDPQEGSVKIGGRDLRELSQGTLRKNVSIVLQRALLFSGTIADNLRQGKLNASLPEMERAARIAQASEFISRMEESFDSAVEERGSNFSGGQKQRMSIARGVVNNPNILILDDSTSALDAKSEKLVQEALNKELQGTTTIIIAQKISSVVHADKILVLDQGRLIGQGTHAELVTTNDVYREIYETQKGKED is encoded by the coding sequence ATGTTTTTTAAAAGTCTATTACGGTATAAATGGTATGCCCTGAGTTCGCTTTTGATGACCTCGCTGATGATTGCCAGCTCACTTTTGCTGCCTTGGTTTTTAAAGCACATCTTAGATGCTCTGCAGGAGCAAAATAGCCAGACCATCTACAGTATGGGCGGCTGGCTGATTGGCATCGGTTTTGTTGGACTGGTGGCAGGAGGGATTAATGTGACCTTGGCGGCTTACATTGCCCAAGCTGTTTCATCAGATCTCCGTGAGGAGACTTTCCGCAAGATTCAGACCTTTTCTTATGCCAATATCGAGGAATTCAACGCTGGAAATCTAGTCGTGCGGATGACGAATGACATCAATCAGATTCAAAATGTGACTATGATGCTCTTTCAAATTCTTCTTCGATTGCCCATCCTTTTTATTGGTTCAGTCATCCTGGCCATTGTGACCATGCCCTCTCTCTGGTGGATTATCTTCTTACTGATTGTGCTCATAGCTGGTTTAACGGCTGTCATGATGGGGATGATGGGGCCTCGTTTTAAGAAATTCCAGACTCTTTTGGATAAGATCAATGCCATTGCCAAAGAAAATCTTCGTGGTGTGCGAGTGGTCAAATCCTTCGTTCGGGAGGAAGACCAGTTTTATAAGTTCAGTCAGGTGTCTGATGAGCTTTTATCAGAAAATCTCTACATTGGCTATGCATTTTCAATCATTGAGCCGCTGATGATGTTGGTTGGCTACAGTTCAGTTTACTTGGCTATCTGGACTCTATCTGGCATGATTCAGGCGGAACCAGGCCTGGTCAGCTCTATCGCTTCTTTTATCGGTTATCTGAGTCAGATTATTTTCACCATCATTATGGTTGGCTTCTTGGGAAATGGCGTGACGAGGGGGATCATTTCTATCCGTCGGATCAAGGAGGTATTGGCGACGGAGCCAGCCATGACTTTCCCAGACTCGCCAGATGAAGAACTAGAAGGCAGCCTCAGCTTTGAGCATGTGACTTTTTCCTATCCCAATGATGACGATCCAATGCTAAAGGATATCAGCTTTGAGGTTGAGCCGGGGCAAATGATTGGCGTTGTCGGTGCGACAGGCGCTGGGAAATCTACCTTGGCCCAGCTGATTCCCCGTCTTTTTGACCCGCAGGAAGGTTCTGTCAAGATTGGCGGCCGAGATTTGCGAGAGCTTAGTCAGGGAACTCTTCGCAAAAATGTTTCTATCGTGCTGCAGCGGGCGCTTCTATTTAGCGGGACCATTGCGGATAATCTCCGTCAGGGCAAGCTCAACGCTTCGCTGCCTGAAATGGAGCGGGCGGCTCGTATTGCCCAAGCCAGTGAATTTATCAGCCGTATGGAAGAGAGTTTTGACAGTGCAGTGGAGGAGCGTGGCAGCAACTTCTCTGGCGGTCAGAAGCAGCGGATGTCGATTGCCAGAGGTGTTGTCAACAATCCCAATATTTTGATTTTAGATGATTCGACCTCAGCCTTGGATGCCAAGTCAGAAAAGCTGGTTCAAGAAGCCTTGAACAAGGAGCTGCAAGGAACGACAACGATTATCATTGCTCAAAAGATTAGCTCCGTCGTTCATGCAGATAAGATTCTGGTCTTGGATCAAGGACGGCTGATTGGCCAAGGGACGCATGCGGAATTGGTCACCACTAACGATGTTTACCGTGAAATCTACGAAACTCAGAAAGGAAAGGAGGACTAA
- a CDS encoding ABC transporter ATP-binding protein translates to MTAVVGPTGSGKTTIMNLLNRFYDVDSGSIEFDGRDIRDYELDSLRSHVGIVLQDSVLFSGTIRDNIRFGVPDASQEMVETAARATHIHDYIESLPDKYDTLVDDDQNIFSTGQKQLISIARTLLTDPQVLILDEATSNVDTVTESKIQQAMEAVVAGRTSFVIAHRLKTILNADQIIVLKDGEVIEQGDHHQLLKLGGFYSELYHNQFVFE, encoded by the coding sequence ATGACGGCTGTTGTTGGCCCTACTGGTTCAGGTAAGACGACCATTATGAACCTGCTCAATCGCTTTTATGATGTGGATAGTGGCAGCATTGAGTTTGACGGTCGCGACATTCGTGACTATGAGCTGGACAGCTTACGGAGTCATGTGGGCATTGTCTTGCAGGATTCGGTGCTCTTTAGCGGTACGATTCGGGACAATATCCGATTCGGTGTGCCGGATGCCAGTCAGGAGATGGTAGAAACGGCTGCGCGTGCGACCCATATTCATGACTATATTGAAAGTCTGCCAGACAAATACGATACTCTGGTAGATGATGACCAGAATATTTTCTCAACTGGGCAGAAACAGCTGATTTCCATCGCTAGAACTTTGCTGACTGATCCGCAAGTCTTGATTTTGGACGAAGCGACTTCCAATGTCGATACGGTGACGGAGAGCAAGATTCAGCAAGCCATGGAAGCCGTTGTGGCTGGCCGAACTAGCTTTGTCATTGCTCACCGCCTCAAGACAATTCTCAATGCCGACCAGATTATCGTCCTCAAAGACGGAGAGGTTATCGAACAGGGCGATCATCACCAGCTCCTTAAACTCGGTGGCTTCTACTCAGAGCTCTATCACAACCAGTTTGTCTTTGAGTAG
- a CDS encoding N-acetyldiaminopimelate deacetylase, whose translation MLDYLKIRRDLHQIPEIGLEEYKTHAYLMQVIDGLTAGLDFVEIRTWRTGILVFIKGSSPDKTIGWRTDIDGLPIVEDTGLDFASTHEGRMHACGHDMHMTVALGLLEKAVSDQPTHNLLFLFQPAEENEAGGMLMYEDGAFGDWLPDEFYGLHVRPDLKVGDIATNRGTLFAGTCEVKLTFKGKGGHAAFPHEANDALVVASYFITQVQTIVSRNVDPIEGAVVTFGSLHAGTTNNVIAETAFLHGTIRTLTQDMNILTQKRLREIAEGLAQSFGLELDLELKQGGYLPVENHPGLADELMDFFQKEEGVELIDIAPAMTGEDFGYLLSKVKGVMFWLGVDSPYALHHPKMTPDEAALPFAIEKIGKFLDYKINER comes from the coding sequence ATGCTTGATTACCTGAAAATTCGCCGTGATTTACACCAGATACCAGAAATCGGTCTGGAAGAATATAAGACTCATGCCTACCTGATGCAGGTCATTGATGGACTGACAGCAGGTCTAGACTTTGTGGAAATCCGAACTTGGCGGACTGGTATTTTGGTCTTTATCAAGGGAAGTTCGCCGGATAAGACGATTGGCTGGCGGACAGATATTGATGGTCTTCCGATTGTGGAGGATACAGGACTGGACTTTGCCAGCACTCATGAAGGTCGTATGCATGCCTGCGGACACGATATGCACATGACGGTCGCTCTAGGCCTGCTGGAGAAAGCTGTGAGCGATCAGCCTACCCACAATCTGCTCTTTCTCTTTCAGCCTGCTGAGGAAAATGAAGCTGGCGGTATGCTCATGTATGAAGACGGTGCCTTTGGCGACTGGCTGCCAGATGAGTTTTATGGACTTCATGTGCGACCGGACCTCAAGGTCGGTGATATTGCGACTAACAGAGGAACTCTCTTTGCTGGCACCTGTGAAGTCAAGCTGACTTTTAAGGGTAAGGGGGGCCATGCGGCCTTTCCTCATGAAGCCAATGACGCTTTGGTGGTGGCTAGCTACTTTATCACCCAGGTGCAGACCATTGTCAGCCGCAATGTCGATCCTATCGAGGGGGCAGTTGTGACCTTTGGTTCGCTCCATGCTGGCACGACCAACAATGTCATAGCAGAAACGGCCTTTTTGCATGGCACCATTCGGACTCTGACTCAGGATATGAACATCTTGACTCAGAAGCGCTTACGGGAAATAGCAGAGGGTCTAGCCCAAAGTTTCGGTCTGGAATTGGACTTGGAGCTTAAACAAGGTGGTTATCTGCCTGTAGAAAATCATCCTGGTCTGGCAGACGAATTGATGGACTTTTTCCAGAAGGAAGAAGGAGTGGAGCTGATTGATATTGCGCCGGCTATGACAGGCGAGGATTTCGGTTATTTGCTCAGCAAGGTCAAGGGCGTCATGTTCTGGCTGGGAGTGGATAGTCCCTACGCCCTTCATCATCCCAAGATGACACCGGATGAGGCAGCACTGCCCTTTGCTATTGAAAAGATTGGGAAGTTCCTAGATTATAAAATCAACGAAAGATAA
- a CDS encoding gamma-glutamyl-gamma-aminobutyrate hydrolase family protein: protein MCRTIVGISANLCPVDEAGKNIHTSVSRKFVDGVRMVGGLPMVIPVGDKSLVQDYVETIDKLILSGGQNVHPQFYGEEKTIDSDDYNIVRDEFELALLKEALRQNKPVMAICRGLQLVNVAFGGTLNQHIENHWQGLPFGTSHSIRTEKDSVVERLFGQASQINSVHRQSIKDLAPNFRATAFDPRDNTIEAIESVDNHRIIGLQWHPEFLINEEKGNLELFQYLLQEL from the coding sequence ATGTGCAGAACAATTGTTGGAATTTCAGCCAATCTTTGTCCAGTAGATGAAGCTGGAAAAAATATTCACACCTCTGTTTCACGCAAGTTTGTGGACGGCGTACGAATGGTTGGTGGCCTGCCGATGGTGATTCCCGTCGGGGATAAAAGTTTAGTTCAGGATTATGTAGAAACGATTGACAAGCTGATTTTATCAGGCGGGCAAAATGTTCACCCACAGTTTTATGGGGAAGAAAAGACCATTGACAGCGATGATTACAATATTGTCCGCGATGAGTTTGAGTTGGCTCTCTTGAAAGAAGCTCTGCGCCAAAACAAGCCTGTCATGGCTATTTGCCGCGGTCTGCAGTTGGTCAATGTTGCTTTTGGCGGCACTCTCAATCAGCATATCGAAAATCACTGGCAGGGCTTGCCATTTGGTACTTCGCACTCCATTCGTACGGAGAAAGACAGCGTTGTGGAGCGTTTGTTTGGTCAGGCTAGCCAGATTAATTCGGTCCATCGCCAAAGCATCAAAGACTTGGCGCCTAATTTCCGCGCGACAGCTTTTGATCCCAGAGACAATACCATCGAAGCGATTGAATCGGTTGACAATCATCGTATCATAGGTCTTCAATGGCATCCGGAGTTTTTAATAAACGAAGAAAAGGGCAATTTGGAGCTATTTCAGTACCTCTTGCAAGAGCTGTAA
- a CDS encoding dUTP diphosphatase — translation MKIRGFELVSSFTNEDLLPKRETAHAAGYDLKVAERTLIAPGEIKLVPTGVKAYMQPGEVLYLYDRSSNPRKKGLVLINSVGVIDGDYYGNPGNEGHIFAQMKNITDQEVVLEVGERVVQAVFASFLIADGDEAEGVRTGGFGSTGH, via the coding sequence ATGAAAATTCGCGGATTCGAGCTGGTTTCCAGCTTTACAAATGAAGATTTGTTGCCCAAGAGAGAGACGGCTCACGCAGCTGGCTACGATTTGAAAGTGGCAGAGCGCACCCTCATTGCGCCAGGGGAGATTAAGCTGGTTCCGACTGGTGTCAAGGCCTATATGCAGCCGGGCGAGGTGCTCTATCTTTACGACCGCTCGTCCAATCCTCGTAAAAAAGGTCTGGTTTTGATTAACTCCGTTGGGGTCATTGATGGCGACTACTATGGTAATCCTGGAAACGAAGGCCATATCTTTGCCCAAATGAAGAATATCACGGATCAGGAAGTCGTCCTTGAAGTTGGCGAACGTGTAGTGCAGGCTGTCTTTGCATCATTTCTGATTGCTGATGGAGATGAAGCGGAAGGTGTGCGGACCGGCGGATTTGGGTCGACAGGACATTAG
- a CDS encoding peptide ABC transporter substrate-binding protein, whose translation MRKSNILLAAGLTLLSVGLLTACSGGGSSQSSKKIYSYVFTSDPTTLDYIQSAKVSTHELTTNGVDGLLENDKYGNLAPSIAEDWTVSPDGLVYTYKLRKDAKWYTADGEEYADVTAQDFVTGIKHAADIKSDALPLIQDSIKGLSEYAAGTNKDFSAVGVKALDDHTVQYTLNKPETYWNSKTTSGVMMPVNEAFLEKQGKEFGQATKADSILYNGPFIMKSITSKSSVEFEKNPNYWDKDKVKIDGVKLSYYDGSDQDSLARTFGDGGYSLARLYPATSSYSSIAEKYKDNIFMTEAGAGVGLISFNIDRQSYNHTSKTSDEQKEATKKALLNKDFRQALAFALNRESYSAQVNGEDAAKPAVRNLFVPPTFVQANGKEFGTLVEESLASYGDEWKGIKLDDGQDGLHNTDKAKAEFAKAKQALADEGVQFPIHLDVPVAQNSTNFVNRMQSLKQSLEEALGKDNVSVDLQMLAEDEALNITFNAEAASQEDWDINGLVGWEPDYQDPSTYLDILVPGNSTQTRTYLGFEDKDNAAAKAVGLDEYSKLIEEAGNETQDVDKRYEKYAAAQAWLTDSALVVPTMSSRGAAPFISRIVPFTNSYAQTGTKDANYHKYVEISDEIVTTKDYQKVQEKWKKEKEESNKKAQEDLAKHVK comes from the coding sequence ATGAGAAAATCAAATATTCTTCTTGCCGCAGGGCTCACTCTGCTCTCTGTCGGCTTACTTACAGCTTGCTCTGGAGGCGGAAGTTCCCAATCCAGCAAAAAAATCTACAGCTATGTCTTTACGTCTGATCCAACGACTTTGGACTACATCCAGTCAGCAAAGGTGTCTACCCACGAGCTGACTACAAATGGTGTAGACGGCTTGCTGGAAAATGATAAATATGGAAACTTAGCTCCGTCTATCGCAGAAGATTGGACAGTCTCTCCAGATGGTCTCGTCTATACCTATAAGCTGCGCAAAGATGCCAAGTGGTATACCGCTGATGGCGAAGAATACGCAGATGTCACGGCTCAGGACTTTGTAACAGGTATCAAACATGCTGCTGATATCAAATCAGACGCCCTCCCTCTTATCCAAGATTCCATCAAGGGACTGAGTGAATATGCAGCTGGTACCAACAAGGACTTTTCAGCTGTTGGAGTTAAGGCACTGGACGATCATACGGTTCAATATACACTCAACAAGCCTGAAACCTACTGGAACTCTAAAACAACATCAGGTGTTATGATGCCGGTCAACGAGGCCTTCCTAGAAAAGCAAGGCAAGGAATTCGGTCAGGCAACCAAAGCCGACTCCATTCTGTATAACGGTCCATTTATCATGAAATCCATTACTTCTAAATCCTCTGTCGAATTTGAGAAGAACCCTAACTACTGGGATAAGGACAAGGTTAAGATTGATGGCGTCAAACTATCTTACTACGATGGTTCTGACCAAGATTCATTAGCGCGGACCTTCGGAGATGGCGGCTACAGTTTGGCAAGACTCTACCCAGCCACTTCCAGTTATTCCTCAATCGCTGAGAAATACAAAGATAATATCTTCATGACAGAAGCAGGAGCGGGTGTCGGTCTAATCAGCTTTAACATTGACCGTCAAAGTTATAACCATACTTCTAAAACCAGCGATGAACAAAAAGAAGCTACCAAAAAAGCTCTGCTGAACAAAGACTTCCGCCAAGCTCTAGCCTTTGCCCTTAACCGCGAAAGCTATTCAGCTCAGGTCAACGGAGAAGATGCAGCCAAGCCAGCTGTCCGTAATCTCTTTGTTCCGCCAACCTTCGTACAAGCCAATGGCAAGGAATTTGGCACTCTGGTCGAAGAATCACTAGCTTCCTATGGTGACGAGTGGAAAGGTATCAAGCTGGATGACGGCCAAGACGGTCTCCACAATACTGACAAAGCCAAAGCGGAATTTGCCAAAGCCAAGCAGGCTCTTGCAGATGAAGGCGTACAATTCCCAATCCATCTAGACGTTCCTGTCGCTCAGAATTCTACTAACTTCGTCAACCGCATGCAATCTCTGAAACAGTCACTAGAAGAGGCTTTAGGAAAGGACAATGTCTCTGTAGACCTACAGATGCTGGCTGAGGACGAAGCACTAAACATCACCTTCAATGCTGAAGCTGCTAGCCAGGAAGACTGGGATATCAACGGTCTCGTTGGCTGGGAGCCAGACTACCAAGATCCATCTACTTACCTGGACATTTTAGTGCCAGGTAACAGCACTCAGACCAGAACCTACCTTGGATTTGAAGACAAAGACAATGCTGCTGCTAAAGCTGTAGGACTGGATGAGTACAGCAAGCTGATCGAAGAGGCCGGAAACGAAACACAAGATGTTGACAAGCGTTATGAAAAATATGCTGCAGCTCAAGCATGGCTGACAGATAGTGCCCTCGTTGTGCCAACTATGAGCAGCAGAGGAGCAGCACCGTTCATTTCTCGGATTGTGCCATTTACCAACTCTTATGCTCAGACAGGTACAAAAGATGCCAACTACCATAAATACGTGGAAATCAGTGATGAGATTGTCACGACTAAAGACTATCAAAAGGTCCAAGAAAAGTGGAAAAAAGAAAAAGAGGAATCCAATAAAAAGGCCCAAGAAGATCTGGCTAAACATGTGAAATAA
- a CDS encoding 5-formyltetrahydrofolate cyclo-ligase — MKKELRQTVLNQMKKLSGKEKEQADSWLTQHLLSSAAYQKAQIIATYLSMPHEVSTAAFIKQAQLDGKRVLVPKTYGQGRMIFVDYDESHLQKSSFGLMEPMSEEAVEKTEIDLIHVPGVVFNSQGFRIGYGGGYYDRYLVDFAGASISSIYSFQQSDFEPDYHDIAVKEVLTYELHL, encoded by the coding sequence ATGAAAAAAGAGCTGAGACAAACTGTACTGAACCAGATGAAGAAACTTTCTGGAAAAGAAAAAGAGCAGGCAGATAGCTGGCTGACCCAGCACTTGCTCAGTTCAGCAGCTTATCAAAAAGCTCAGATTATCGCTACCTATCTTTCTATGCCACATGAAGTCTCAACTGCAGCCTTTATCAAGCAGGCTCAGTTAGATGGTAAGCGGGTTTTAGTGCCCAAAACCTATGGCCAAGGTCGGATGATATTTGTGGATTATGATGAAAGCCACCTGCAAAAGAGCTCTTTTGGCCTTATGGAGCCGATGAGCGAAGAGGCTGTGGAGAAGACGGAGATTGATCTGATTCATGTGCCGGGTGTGGTCTTCAATTCTCAAGGCTTTCGGATTGGTTACGGCGGCGGCTACTATGACCGTTATCTGGTTGATTTTGCTGGAGCGTCTATCAGCAGCATCTATAGTTTTCAACAGTCTGATTTTGAACCCGATTATCACGATATAGCAGTAAAGGAAGTGTTGACTTATGAACTACATCTATGA
- a CDS encoding histidine phosphatase family protein, translating into MKIIFIRHGESDYSFLEEAGYTGFGLDLAPLSAAGRQMATEAAANPLLEQAEILISSSVTRALETASYLIRNRQLPLFVEPFLHEWQVYESGIEKFEQARKLFFENNGSLPAGSPVRYETAEQMKARFLRTLSKYRDYETVALVAHRMLIRQFVADQQIDFCQFVECELKF; encoded by the coding sequence ATGAAAATCATTTTTATCCGTCACGGAGAGTCAGATTATTCATTTTTGGAAGAGGCTGGCTATACTGGATTTGGACTAGATTTGGCTCCCTTGTCGGCTGCTGGTCGTCAGATGGCGACAGAGGCAGCTGCTAATCCTTTGCTGGAACAGGCGGAAATTCTGATTTCCTCTTCTGTGACGCGGGCTTTGGAGACGGCTTCCTATCTGATTCGAAACCGCCAACTGCCGCTTTTTGTGGAGCCTTTTCTACATGAATGGCAGGTATACGAGAGTGGGATAGAAAAGTTTGAGCAGGCTCGGAAGTTATTTTTTGAGAATAATGGTTCTCTTCCTGCAGGAAGTCCTGTCCGGTATGAGACAGCTGAGCAGATGAAAGCCCGCTTTTTGCGTACCTTAAGCAAATACAGAGACTACGAGACGGTAGCTCTTGTAGCCCATCGCATGCTCATCCGCCAGTTTGTGGCTGATCAGCAGATTGATTTTTGCCAGTTTGTTGAATGTGAATTGAAGTTTTAA